Genomic window (Caloranaerobacter sp. TR13):
TCTGATGCTGTAACTATTGTTGGTGGAGGAGATAGTGCAGCAGCTGTTGAAAAAACAGGATATAACGATCAAATGACTCATATATCAACTGGTGGTGGAGCATCATTAGAATTCTTTGAAGGAAAAACACTACCTGGTATTGCAGCTATTGATGATAAGTAAGGGGGAGCATTATGAGAAGACCTATAATAGCAGGAAACTGGAAAATGCATAATACTATTGAAGAAGGTATTAAGCTGGTTAGAGAGATTAAGAATGTAGCTGATAATACAGATGTTGAAGTAGTTGTATGTGTACCTTTTACATCATTGAATGAAATAAAGAAAGAGCTTAAGGATACTAAAGTAAAATTAGGCGCTCAAAATATGCATTGGGAAGAAAAAGGAGCATTTACAGGAGAAATTTCTCCTTTAATGTTAAAGGAAATAGGAATTGATTATGTTATAATTGGTCATTCTGAGAGAAGACAGTATTTCAATGAAACTGATGAGACTGTTAACAAAAAGGTAATTTCTGCTTTAAAGTATGGAATAAAGCCTATTATTTGTGTTGGTGAAACTCTTGAGCAAAGAGAAAAGAATATAGAAAAAGATGTTGTTAAAAATCAGATTATGAAAGCATTAGAAAATGTAAGTGCTGAAGATATGCTTAATATAGTTATCGCTTATGAGCCTATTTGGGCAATAGGTACTGGAAGAACTGCTTCGAGTAAAGATGCGAATGATATGATTTTCTTTATTAGAGAGACAATTAAAGATAAATATGGAGTAGACATTTCTGAAGAAGTAAGGATACAATATGGAGGCAGCGTGAAACCTCATAATATTTCTGAATTAATGAACGAATCTGATATTGATGGAGCTTTGGTAGGCGGAGCAAGTCTAAAAGCAGAAGACTTTATAAATATTGTAAACTTTTAATGAGGAGGAAAAAAATGACTAACAAACCAGTAGCTCTAATAATACTTGATGGCTGGGGAATAGGCAAAGACTATGAAGGTAATGCTATATTGAAAGCTAAAACGCCTAATTACAAAATGCTATTAGAGAATTATCCTAGTACTAAACTAGAAGCTAGTGGGCTATCAGTAGGATTACCTGAAGGCCAAATGGGTAATTCAGAAGTAGGGCATTTAAATATTGGCGCAGGTAGAATAATCTATCAAGAATTTACTAGAATAAGTAAAGCAATAGAAAATGGCGAATTTTTTGAAAAACAAGAGTTTATAAAAGCAATTGAAAATGCAAAGAAGAACAATTCAAGTTTACACTTGATGGGTTTATTATCTGATGGTGGTGTTCACAGCCATAATACACACTTATATGCACTTTTAGATTTAGCACAAAAATATGGTTTAAAAGATGTATATATCCATTGTTTCTTAGATGGTAGAGATGTACCACCTAAAAGTGCTAAGAAATTTATTGAGGAATTAGAAAATAAAATTTCAGAACTAGGTGTTGGAAAGATAGCTACTATATCAGGTAGATATTATGCAATGGATAGAGATAAAAGATGGGATAGAACAAAGAAAGCTTATGATGCTATGGTATTAGGAAAAGGTAGAGTGGCTGCAACATCTATTGAAGCATTAAATAAATCTTATGATGAAGACATAACAGACGAGTTTGTTATACCTACTGTTATAGTAAAAGATGGCAGTCCTATTAAAGTAATTGAGGATAATGATTCAATAATATTCTTCAATTTTAGACCTGATAGAGCAAGACAAATAACTAGAGCTTTTGTTGATGATAACTTTGAGGGATTTGCTAGAGATAAAAAGGTAAGTGTATACTTTGTATGTATGACTCAATATGATAAAACTATTAATAATGTAGAAATAGCATATAAACCTCAGGTGTATGTAAATACTTTAGGTGAATATTTAAGTAAAAAAGGATTAAAGCAATTAAGGATAGCAGAAACTGAGAAATATGCTCATGTTACTTTCTTCTTTAATGGTGGTGTAGAAAAACCAAATGAAGGAGAAGAAAGAGTATTAATTCCTTCACCTAAAGTTGCAACATACGATCTTAAACCTGAAATGAGTGCAGTACAAGTTAAAGAAGAAGTAATGAAGAGGATAAATGAAAATAAATATGACTTTATAGTTTTAAACTTTGCAAACCCTGATATGGTAGGTCATACAGGGAAATTTGAAGCAGCAGTTAAAGCTATTGAGACAATAGATGAATGTTTAGGGGATGTAGTTAAATTAATAGTAGAAAAGGGCGGTAAAGCTTTGATTACTGCTGATCATGGTAATGCTGAAGAAATGATAGATGAAAATACAGGTAAATCAATAACAGCTCATACTACAAACAAAGTCCCTTGCATAGTTATAGGTGAAGGCAATGTAAAGTTAAGAGAAGGTATATTAGCTGATATTGCTCCAACTATACTTGATATGTTTGGTATAGAAAAGCCAAATGAAATGACAGGACAGTCACTAATCATCAAATAAAGGGACTTACCTATTAGTTATTGATATTTATAAACTAGAGAGTATTAACTAATAATTATAATTAGAACAAAATCTTTAATTTAAATAAATTAAAGAAGATTTTGT
Coding sequences:
- the tpiA gene encoding triose-phosphate isomerase → MRRPIIAGNWKMHNTIEEGIKLVREIKNVADNTDVEVVVCVPFTSLNEIKKELKDTKVKLGAQNMHWEEKGAFTGEISPLMLKEIGIDYVIIGHSERRQYFNETDETVNKKVISALKYGIKPIICVGETLEQREKNIEKDVVKNQIMKALENVSAEDMLNIVIAYEPIWAIGTGRTASSKDANDMIFFIRETIKDKYGVDISEEVRIQYGGSVKPHNISELMNESDIDGALVGGASLKAEDFINIVNF
- the gpmI gene encoding 2,3-bisphosphoglycerate-independent phosphoglycerate mutase, whose translation is MTNKPVALIILDGWGIGKDYEGNAILKAKTPNYKMLLENYPSTKLEASGLSVGLPEGQMGNSEVGHLNIGAGRIIYQEFTRISKAIENGEFFEKQEFIKAIENAKKNNSSLHLMGLLSDGGVHSHNTHLYALLDLAQKYGLKDVYIHCFLDGRDVPPKSAKKFIEELENKISELGVGKIATISGRYYAMDRDKRWDRTKKAYDAMVLGKGRVAATSIEALNKSYDEDITDEFVIPTVIVKDGSPIKVIEDNDSIIFFNFRPDRARQITRAFVDDNFEGFARDKKVSVYFVCMTQYDKTINNVEIAYKPQVYVNTLGEYLSKKGLKQLRIAETEKYAHVTFFFNGGVEKPNEGEERVLIPSPKVATYDLKPEMSAVQVKEEVMKRINENKYDFIVLNFANPDMVGHTGKFEAAVKAIETIDECLGDVVKLIVEKGGKALITADHGNAEEMIDENTGKSITAHTTNKVPCIVIGEGNVKLREGILADIAPTILDMFGIEKPNEMTGQSLIIK